One stretch of Candidatus Binatia bacterium DNA includes these proteins:
- a CDS encoding anthranilate synthase component I family protein produces the protein MTTQEVELALSPTALLARCADQPGVVVLDGGDRRSWGTGDAMLGFRPRATLRVESNGDACMDDGKPHRWEGHPLDLLDRFHAHWAPRAGAGARGAAVVAALNYDLRHWVEPRPGPRRNDLAVPVLYAAFYDWLLWYSYLDRRFRLVSPRSPAALQDIAAEIERRGAVARPCRSTSVRPRTFSDVTKAQYLSAVAAALEYIAAGDVYQINLSQRFVVRDPPPPAAVFAALQRHTVPFGAYLDAGDFILVSNSPECLLMRHGDTLATFPIKGTRPRGADRRSDQCLIEELERSAKERAEHLMIVDLERNDLGRICRTGSVRVEHFARVETFPSLHHLVSKVSGQLRPGTQLAEVLRATFPGGSITGAPKVRAMEIIDELEPVGRGFYTGAIGYIGYDGAAVFNLAIRTAIATPGQLTYHAGGGIVADSIADCEYEETLLKARPFFAAVSAAAAP, from the coding sequence ATGACGACACAAGAAGTCGAGCTAGCGCTGTCACCGACGGCGTTGCTGGCGCGCTGCGCCGATCAGCCCGGCGTCGTCGTACTCGACGGCGGCGACCGGAGATCCTGGGGCACGGGCGACGCCATGTTGGGCTTCCGTCCGCGCGCCACGTTGCGCGTCGAATCCAACGGCGACGCGTGCATGGATGACGGCAAGCCGCACCGATGGGAGGGCCACCCTCTCGACCTGCTCGACCGCTTCCACGCCCATTGGGCGCCGCGGGCGGGCGCTGGTGCGCGCGGGGCCGCCGTGGTCGCGGCCCTCAACTACGACCTCCGCCACTGGGTCGAGCCCCGGCCCGGGCCGCGGCGCAACGATCTCGCCGTACCCGTTCTCTATGCGGCGTTTTACGACTGGCTGCTGTGGTACTCATACCTCGATCGGCGTTTCCGGCTCGTCTCTCCGCGCTCGCCGGCCGCGCTGCAAGACATCGCCGCAGAGATCGAGCGGCGCGGAGCCGTAGCGAGGCCGTGCCGGAGCACCAGCGTGCGTCCTCGCACGTTCTCGGATGTCACCAAGGCGCAATATCTCAGCGCCGTGGCGGCGGCACTGGAATACATCGCCGCCGGTGACGTATATCAAATCAACCTGTCGCAGCGCTTTGTGGTCCGCGATCCGCCACCGCCCGCGGCAGTGTTCGCGGCACTGCAGCGGCACACGGTGCCCTTCGGAGCCTACCTCGACGCCGGGGACTTCATCCTCGTCTCGAACTCGCCTGAATGTTTGCTGATGCGGCACGGCGATACCCTTGCCACCTTTCCCATCAAGGGGACGCGGCCACGCGGCGCCGACCGGCGCAGTGATCAGTGCCTCATTGAGGAATTGGAGCGCAGCGCCAAGGAGCGCGCCGAACACCTGATGATCGTGGATCTGGAGCGCAACGACCTCGGCAGAATCTGCCGGACGGGCAGCGTACGGGTCGAGCACTTCGCACGGGTGGAAACATTTCCGAGCCTGCACCATCTGGTATCGAAGGTCAGCGGCCAACTGCGCCCCGGAACGCAGCTGGCAGAGGTGTTGCGGGCAACGTTCCCCGGGGGATCGATCACCGGCGCCCCCAAAGTTCGCGCCATGGAAATCATCGACGAGTTGGAACCGGTCGGCCGTGGATTTTACACCGGCGCCATCGGCTACATCGGTTACGATGGCGCAGCCGTTTTCAATCTGGCGATCCGCACTGCGATTGCCACCCCCGGTCAGTTAACCTACCATGCTGGTGGTGGCATCGTGGCCGACTCGATCGCCGACTGCGAGTACGAGGAAACGCTGCTGAAAGCACGCCCGTTCTTTGCGGCGGTGTCGGCGGCGGCAGCGCCATGA
- a CDS encoding S1C family serine protease: protein MKLIELVLPATVALKATVPEEHPSVGFLGRERFGSGVVIDSAGLILTVNYVVMGARTVEVTLLDDTTVEAPVVAQDFASGIAVVDMGMKGLSALRLGRTSELSVGQEIFIAAAVGGDKRRANNGAITSLGAFDAYWEYSLDPAITTTAMNPGLGGAPLLDMTGRVAGIVSLDLGEVGHFSLAIPVEHFADHREELLRHGRRVSRAARAWIGFYCYTFRDHVVIAGLLPGTPGDQAGLKPGDVVMAVDDQRVAGRHELYVYLWAHSPGEIINFHVFRNNGVEQVAVPAGNAEEFFA from the coding sequence GTGAAACTGATCGAACTCGTCCTCCCCGCCACCGTGGCGCTCAAGGCGACAGTTCCGGAAGAGCACCCGTCGGTGGGGTTTCTCGGGAGGGAACGCTTCGGGAGCGGTGTGGTCATTGATTCGGCAGGCCTCATCCTGACCGTAAACTACGTGGTCATGGGCGCACGCACGGTCGAGGTCACACTGCTCGATGACACGACCGTAGAGGCCCCCGTGGTGGCGCAAGATTTCGCCAGCGGCATCGCTGTGGTTGACATGGGCATGAAAGGACTGTCGGCCTTGAGGCTCGGCCGAACCTCCGAGCTCTCGGTTGGGCAGGAGATTTTCATCGCGGCGGCCGTGGGAGGAGACAAGCGCCGGGCAAACAACGGGGCGATCACGTCGCTGGGGGCGTTCGACGCGTATTGGGAGTACTCGTTGGACCCCGCGATTACCACCACGGCGATGAATCCCGGCCTTGGCGGTGCGCCGTTGCTCGACATGACGGGGCGTGTCGCTGGGATCGTTTCTTTGGATCTCGGCGAGGTCGGCCACTTCAGCCTGGCGATTCCGGTCGAGCATTTCGCCGACCACCGCGAGGAATTGCTGCGCCATGGCCGCCGGGTGTCGCGAGCGGCGCGCGCATGGATCGGTTTCTATTGTTACACCTTCCGTGATCACGTGGTCATCGCCGGCCTCCTCCCAGGTACACCCGGTGACCAGGCCGGGCTCAAGCCGGGCGATGTGGTCATGGCCGTCGACGACCAGCGCGTCGCTGGCCGCCACGAACTCTATGTCTATCTGTGGGCGCATTCGCCGGGAGAGATCATCAACTTTCACGTCTTCCGGAACAACGGCGTCGAGCAGGTAGCCGTGCCTGCCGGGAACGCCGAGGAATTCTTCGCGTAG